From the Halodesulfovibrio aestuarii DSM 17919 = ATCC 29578 genome, one window contains:
- a CDS encoding bacteriohemerythrin, protein MTLQNRITASVTFLFSTVVLILVTNSFMAGADNEFIRHIVQGALAVAAFVVMLLTILNVRSQLITPLNNIHDYAAKIHKGDFDARLEGSFHFEFQDLQNSLLGIVSNFKEQMSQAQKSNELIKITEEQSQRALKAAKEQDEKVQKMLMSMRDVASRAHTLSTNAFGAVHELSSQIEQVNAGVDVQHERMTETATAMEEMNCTVLEVAQNASNAANSASESKNNAETGADGVRRAVESIMQMEQRIVNLKETMGQLGMQADAISQIMVTISDIADQTNLLALNAAIEAARAGEAGRGFAVVADEVRKLAEKTMQATQEVGDAVGLIQTHAQQNVQAVELAAHDIALSTQAATESGRFMEEIVNIVDETAIQVASIATASEEQSATSEEINSAISDVTRVASETAVGMSNAANAIVELSGLVEELDSMISSLSTGDLENAAASDGPLFIWSDDLSVGINSIDEQHKVLISLINELHAAMKARRSQDDILVVIDNLKNYTVTHFGYEEDLFAKHGYPDTPAHLVQHRKFVSDVVDFEKGVRSGKLTVTMDVMKFLKDWLTHHIKGTDKQYTGFLTSKGVN, encoded by the coding sequence ATGACACTACAAAACAGAATTACAGCATCTGTAACTTTTCTTTTCAGCACCGTGGTACTGATACTCGTCACTAATTCATTTATGGCCGGTGCAGATAATGAGTTTATTCGACATATAGTCCAGGGAGCTCTTGCTGTTGCCGCGTTCGTAGTAATGCTTTTAACTATTTTAAACGTACGCTCTCAGCTCATTACTCCGCTTAACAACATTCACGACTATGCAGCAAAAATCCATAAGGGTGATTTTGATGCTCGTCTTGAAGGCTCCTTCCATTTTGAATTTCAAGACCTTCAAAATTCACTGTTGGGTATTGTTTCCAACTTCAAAGAACAGATGTCACAGGCTCAAAAAAGTAACGAGCTTATCAAAATTACTGAAGAGCAGTCCCAACGAGCACTCAAGGCTGCAAAAGAGCAGGATGAGAAAGTACAGAAAATGCTTATGTCCATGCGCGATGTGGCAAGTCGTGCGCACACTCTTTCTACCAATGCATTCGGAGCAGTACATGAACTGTCTTCGCAGATAGAGCAAGTTAATGCCGGTGTTGATGTCCAGCATGAACGCATGACTGAAACTGCCACTGCAATGGAAGAAATGAACTGCACAGTTCTTGAAGTTGCTCAGAACGCTTCCAATGCGGCAAATTCAGCTTCTGAATCTAAAAACAATGCTGAAACAGGTGCGGATGGTGTACGGCGTGCTGTTGAATCCATCATGCAGATGGAACAACGCATAGTGAACCTGAAAGAAACCATGGGGCAGCTCGGCATGCAAGCCGATGCCATTAGCCAGATCATGGTAACAATTTCCGACATTGCAGATCAAACCAACCTACTGGCACTTAACGCTGCCATCGAAGCAGCACGTGCAGGAGAAGCGGGTCGTGGATTCGCAGTAGTTGCAGATGAAGTTCGCAAGCTTGCTGAAAAAACAATGCAGGCGACACAGGAAGTGGGTGATGCTGTCGGACTGATTCAAACTCATGCCCAACAAAACGTACAGGCAGTCGAACTGGCAGCACACGATATTGCCCTATCTACCCAAGCCGCTACAGAATCCGGCCGTTTTATGGAAGAGATTGTGAATATAGTGGATGAAACGGCAATTCAGGTAGCTTCCATTGCGACTGCATCCGAAGAACAATCTGCAACATCCGAAGAAATTAACAGTGCAATTTCAGATGTGACCCGTGTTGCCTCTGAAACTGCCGTAGGCATGAGTAATGCGGCTAATGCTATCGTTGAGCTTTCCGGCCTTGTCGAAGAACTGGACTCCATGATCTCAAGCCTCTCCACAGGAGATCTTGAAAACGCCGCAGCCAGCGATGGCCCTCTCTTTATCTGGAGTGACGATCTTTCTGTTGGAATTAACTCTATAGACGAGCAACACAAAGTTCTTATTTCACTGATTAACGAACTGCATGCAGCTATGAAGGCCCGTCGCAGTCAGGATGACATCCTTGTTGTTATCGACAACTTAAAGAACTACACAGTTACCCACTTCGGCTACGAAGAAGACCTGTTTGCAAAACATGGCTATCCTGACACTCCGGCACACCTAGTACAGCATCGTAAGTTTGTTTCAGACGTTGTCGACTTTGAAAAAGGCGTTCGCTCTGGAAAACTAACTGTAACCATGGATGTCATGAAATTCCTCAAAGACTGGCTCACCCACCACATCAAAGGAACTGACAAACAGTACACCGGTTTTCTTACTTCAAAGGGTGTTAACTAG
- the rsgA gene encoding ribosome small subunit-dependent GTPase A — MDDTQKNTILSTLGWSDHFSQQLSEDESTEHVGRVCSIHAVLMNVWGEFGKVQMPLPGNWLGGKAEAKPTVGDWLVLDKNKQYPVRMLERKTVFVRRSPQNEKTVQLVAANLDTVFIVSSLNHDFSLSRLERYLALAIQCGAEPVIILTKADEADQSFVKSCVADAKQLYKNVPVIAVDGREDNTATLLKNWCSHGHSIALVGSSGVGKSTLINTMMKEEVTLTGAIRDIDSKGRHTTSSRTLYVMPCGGTIMDVPGFRELQLPACEDGVKKVFHDIQELIEKCAFIDCQHDQEPDCAVQQAIAAGVLTQRRVDNYHKLIEEQARTGTERTYTKRQERQMPPRPKTGGKPKRRTGGGKKNGKKKKKK; from the coding sequence ATGGACGATACGCAAAAAAACACGATTCTCAGCACACTTGGCTGGTCTGATCATTTCAGCCAGCAACTTTCCGAAGACGAATCGACAGAACATGTAGGCCGCGTCTGTAGCATTCATGCGGTGCTCATGAATGTTTGGGGCGAATTCGGAAAAGTGCAAATGCCACTACCGGGAAACTGGCTTGGCGGTAAAGCAGAAGCTAAGCCGACTGTCGGAGACTGGCTGGTGCTTGATAAAAACAAGCAATATCCTGTGCGCATGCTGGAACGAAAAACTGTTTTTGTACGTCGTTCTCCGCAGAATGAAAAAACTGTACAGCTCGTTGCGGCAAACCTTGACACAGTTTTTATTGTTTCCTCACTAAACCATGACTTCAGCCTTTCCCGTCTTGAACGTTATCTTGCGCTCGCGATCCAGTGCGGGGCTGAGCCGGTCATAATCCTGACCAAAGCGGATGAGGCAGACCAATCATTTGTCAAAAGTTGCGTTGCAGACGCAAAGCAACTTTATAAAAATGTACCTGTTATTGCTGTCGACGGTAGAGAAGATAACACAGCAACTCTGCTCAAAAACTGGTGCAGCCATGGTCACTCTATTGCTCTTGTCGGTTCATCGGGCGTAGGTAAATCCACCCTCATCAACACAATGATGAAAGAGGAAGTTACCCTCACAGGAGCGATTAGAGACATAGACAGCAAAGGAAGACACACTACATCCAGCCGAACTCTGTATGTAATGCCATGTGGCGGCACAATCATGGACGTTCCGGGTTTTCGGGAACTCCAACTTCCAGCTTGTGAAGATGGCGTAAAAAAGGTCTTTCACGATATTCAGGAACTTATCGAGAAGTGCGCGTTCATAGATTGTCAACACGATCAGGAACCAGACTGTGCTGTACAACAGGCTATTGCAGCGGGCGTGCTGACTCAGCGTAGAGTTGATAACTACCATAAACTTATTGAGGAACAGGCACGCACTGGAACAGAACGCACCTACACCAAGCGACAGGAACGCCAGATGCCTCCACGTCCCAAAACAGGCGGCAAGCCCAAAAGACGCACTGGTGGCGGAAAGAAAAACGGAAAAAAGAAGAAAAAGAAATAA
- a CDS encoding YifB family Mg chelatase-like AAA ATPase, producing MITVVSCAALAGIDAFTVEMEVDLTRSGLPAFTMVGLAEGAVREAKERVMSALKNTGHKLPPSRITVNLAPADKRKAGSGYDLALALGLLGASGVISTEALQGWVFVGELSLTGELKPVPGVLPIAIHAREIGAKGLVVAPDNAEEAAVVEGLPVYSMATLGEVVEHVVGTTVFEPATPPKAKESTVSGWMHDFAEVKGQEHAKRAIEIAAAGNHNLLFVGPPGSGKTMLAKRIPTVLPRLTFDETLEVTKIYSVSGLLSKKRSLITERPYRSPHHTISDVGLVGGGTYPKPGEVSLAHRGVLFLDELPEFKKSVLEVMRQPLEDGSVTICRSSISLSFPSDFMLVAAMNPCPCGYLTDDRHPCTCNSRQVANYRSKLSGPLLDRIDLHVEVPAVKYDDLQTNSGISSQEMRSRIEAARKIQEERYKGTPLKTNADLSGRWLEKFTSITETENAFLRNAVESLGLSARAYTRVLRISRTIADLEGAKDIAVTHIAEAINCRTLDRE from the coding sequence GTGATTACAGTTGTTTCCTGTGCTGCTCTAGCTGGAATTGATGCCTTTACAGTAGAGATGGAAGTAGACTTAACCCGTTCCGGGTTGCCTGCGTTTACAATGGTTGGACTTGCGGAAGGTGCTGTACGCGAAGCGAAAGAGCGGGTGATGTCAGCTTTAAAAAATACGGGGCACAAGCTTCCGCCGTCACGTATTACCGTAAACCTTGCTCCGGCGGATAAACGTAAGGCCGGGAGTGGATATGATTTAGCACTGGCACTTGGTTTGCTTGGTGCCTCCGGCGTGATTTCTACAGAAGCGCTGCAAGGCTGGGTTTTTGTGGGTGAGCTTTCTCTTACAGGAGAATTGAAGCCGGTACCGGGAGTTCTTCCCATTGCAATCCATGCTCGTGAAATAGGAGCGAAGGGACTGGTTGTTGCACCTGACAATGCTGAAGAAGCCGCGGTGGTGGAAGGGCTGCCTGTATACTCTATGGCAACACTTGGAGAAGTCGTCGAGCATGTAGTGGGGACGACTGTTTTTGAACCTGCAACCCCGCCAAAAGCAAAAGAAAGTACTGTATCAGGGTGGATGCATGATTTTGCAGAAGTGAAGGGGCAGGAGCATGCTAAGCGCGCTATTGAAATTGCAGCAGCGGGCAATCATAACCTGCTTTTTGTTGGCCCTCCGGGAAGCGGTAAGACCATGCTTGCCAAACGGATTCCCACCGTACTGCCCCGATTGACATTTGATGAGACACTGGAAGTTACAAAGATTTATTCTGTTTCCGGTTTGCTTAGTAAGAAGCGTTCACTCATAACAGAGCGGCCATACCGTTCCCCCCATCACACGATTTCAGATGTTGGCCTTGTTGGAGGTGGAACATATCCGAAGCCGGGAGAGGTCTCCCTTGCGCACCGGGGCGTCCTTTTTCTCGATGAGCTTCCGGAGTTCAAGAAATCTGTATTGGAAGTAATGCGCCAGCCGCTTGAAGATGGCAGTGTTACTATATGCCGTTCCAGTATTTCGTTGTCATTCCCTTCAGATTTTATGCTGGTAGCAGCTATGAACCCGTGTCCTTGCGGGTATCTTACTGATGACCGGCATCCCTGTACCTGTAACAGCAGACAGGTGGCGAATTATCGTTCAAAACTCTCCGGACCGTTATTGGATAGGATTGATTTGCATGTGGAAGTGCCTGCAGTAAAGTATGATGATTTGCAGACGAATAGCGGTATCAGTTCACAAGAAATGCGCAGCCGAATAGAGGCAGCAAGAAAAATTCAGGAAGAGCGTTATAAAGGGACACCGCTGAAGACAAATGCTGATCTTTCAGGACGTTGGCTTGAAAAGTTTACATCAATTACTGAAACGGAAAATGCCTTTTTGCGCAACGCTGTTGAATCGCTCGGGCTTTCAGCGAGAGCGTATACCCGTGTGTTGCGCATTTCTCGCACAATCGCTGATTTAGAAGGCGCAAAAGATATTGCTGTTACGCATATTGCTGAAGCAATTAACTGTAGAACGCTGGATAGAGAGTAG
- a CDS encoding ARMT1-like domain-containing protein, whose amino-acid sequence MGKVLPAVVSARDVRWGQDAAMDAWLHHFKTENNIEHLMNPENVASDEQLKFMVALDKQQIFIPCSDETLMCLMEENPSDDLMREYGSIWLHTVRLIRKHSFNKYHERKVMEFCRLRFKTHLSSRIMIPSRLLKRMNSIVLTQCSLVDPSSEAKLSANRNAIDYFTNPATDRMLYSTPSECMYNPDLRNLRSELDLIELVRLMYLSTMPELWSGNTPSYLDIEKEMNKPCPTSHALEVLLGSEKDDRKTILFLPESSGGIIFDLYFIRALLSQGHKVILALKEGFLFDSPTYWDAMQDPVLVELCKTAKMVPNDTISKNLLLALLRSHRFLIISDGMREKLNLYKTNVTFSRAWKECDIVFAKGADNYDNLLNCGHSFTRDVLGFYRKADGTFVLEAKPRASKIRKFSEEAINDMANRIIESMRKEKQKGRSVMFYSAVIGSIPGETDTAIKVVNTFVAHLRTRLDSTFIINPAEHFEEGMDGDDLMFMWEQVQRSGLLDVWRFQTVEDIETSFALLDRKVPSIWSGKDSTFSTGCTKEMRIALDVQKRNPELQIIGPSSEKFFRRAEYGVGKYYDAGITSM is encoded by the coding sequence ATGGGGAAAGTACTGCCTGCCGTTGTGTCCGCCAGAGATGTTCGATGGGGACAGGACGCAGCGATGGATGCATGGCTGCATCATTTTAAGACAGAAAATAACATTGAGCACCTCATGAATCCTGAAAACGTTGCTTCTGACGAGCAACTGAAGTTCATGGTTGCCCTTGATAAGCAGCAAATTTTTATTCCATGTTCTGATGAAACGCTGATGTGTTTGATGGAGGAAAATCCGTCGGATGATCTGATGCGTGAATATGGAAGTATCTGGCTGCACACTGTCCGTCTTATTCGTAAGCACTCATTCAATAAATATCATGAACGTAAAGTGATGGAGTTTTGCCGGTTGCGTTTTAAAACGCATTTGTCTTCGCGGATTATGATTCCTTCACGCTTATTGAAGCGTATGAACAGTATAGTACTTACGCAGTGTTCTCTGGTTGATCCTTCCAGTGAGGCAAAACTGTCTGCCAACCGGAATGCCATTGATTATTTTACAAATCCTGCAACTGACAGGATGCTGTACTCCACCCCTTCTGAATGCATGTATAACCCTGACCTGCGTAATTTGCGGTCAGAGTTGGATCTTATTGAACTTGTGCGTCTTATGTATCTGTCTACTATGCCGGAGTTATGGAGCGGGAATACGCCTTCATATCTTGATATAGAGAAGGAAATGAATAAGCCGTGCCCGACTTCGCATGCGCTTGAAGTACTTCTTGGCTCAGAAAAGGATGACAGAAAAACAATCTTGTTTTTGCCGGAAAGCAGCGGTGGGATTATATTTGATCTCTACTTTATTCGGGCGTTACTTAGTCAGGGACATAAGGTTATTCTGGCTTTGAAAGAAGGGTTTTTATTTGATTCACCTACGTACTGGGATGCCATGCAGGATCCAGTGCTGGTTGAACTGTGCAAGACCGCAAAAATGGTACCCAATGACACCATTTCAAAAAACTTGCTGCTTGCACTTTTGCGTTCGCACCGTTTTCTTATTATCTCTGATGGGATGCGTGAGAAGTTGAACCTGTATAAAACAAATGTGACCTTTTCCCGTGCATGGAAAGAGTGCGATATTGTTTTTGCAAAAGGTGCAGATAACTATGACAACTTATTGAATTGCGGACATAGTTTTACACGTGATGTCTTAGGTTTTTATAGAAAGGCTGATGGTACGTTCGTTCTTGAAGCAAAGCCTCGCGCAAGCAAGATTCGTAAATTTAGCGAAGAAGCTATTAATGATATGGCAAATCGTATCATTGAGAGTATGCGCAAAGAAAAGCAAAAAGGGCGAAGCGTTATGTTTTATAGCGCAGTCATCGGCTCTATTCCCGGCGAAACGGATACCGCAATTAAGGTTGTGAATACTTTCGTTGCCCATTTGCGAACACGTCTGGATAGTACATTTATCATAAATCCCGCAGAACACTTTGAAGAAGGTATGGACGGGGATGACTTGATGTTTATGTGGGAGCAGGTTCAGCGAAGCGGCCTGCTCGACGTCTGGCGTTTTCAGACAGTTGAAGATATAGAAACAAGCTTTGCCTTGCTTGATCGTAAAGTACCGTCCATCTGGTCCGGTAAGGACTCTACGTTTTCCACCGGTTGTACAAAAGAAATGCGTATTGCATTGGATGTGCAGAAGAGGAATCCGGAGTTACAGATCATCGGGCCGAGTTCTGAAAAATTTTTCCGTAGAGCAGAATATGGCGTGGGTAAATATTATGACGCCGGTATTACCTCTATGTAG
- a CDS encoding FmdB family zinc ribbon protein — protein MPLYEYACEDCGKEFEELVFGDETPECPECKSSNTHKLLSATKFKMSGGSISAPTGSSGGSSCSGCSGGNCSTCG, from the coding sequence ATGCCTTTGTACGAATACGCATGCGAAGACTGTGGCAAAGAGTTTGAAGAACTTGTTTTTGGTGACGAAACTCCAGAATGCCCAGAATGCAAGTCTTCCAATACACACAAGTTACTCTCTGCAACCAAGTTTAAAATGTCCGGAGGCAGCATCTCCGCCCCAACCGGTTCTTCCGGCGGTTCCAGCTGTTCCGGTTGCTCCGGCGGCAATTGTTCTACCTGCGGCTAA
- a CDS encoding LysE family translocator, giving the protein MIPDNFGEFLIAITILAMIPGADTMMVIRNSIRGGFTDGAITSVGICSGLFFHATISGCGLALILYQSAQLYHFIKIIGAFYIVWLGFQNLWDAKKRYSSAKGIEEISARSETLRISRSLREGVLSNVLNPKTAVFYLTFMPQFMSSGSNPITQIFFLTSIHFCISFIWQCLLASIVGKAKEVVSAPKSRSYIEATAGSILIGLGIKLAATE; this is encoded by the coding sequence ATGATACCGGATAATTTTGGTGAATTTTTAATCGCAATCACTATTCTTGCAATGATTCCCGGTGCAGACACCATGATGGTTATCCGCAACAGCATCCGAGGGGGCTTTACTGACGGCGCAATTACAAGTGTCGGAATCTGCTCAGGACTTTTTTTCCACGCTACTATTTCCGGTTGCGGACTTGCACTCATCCTCTACCAATCAGCTCAACTGTATCACTTTATTAAAATAATCGGCGCATTCTATATTGTATGGCTCGGTTTTCAAAACTTATGGGATGCTAAAAAGCGATACTCAAGCGCCAAAGGCATCGAAGAAATTTCTGCTCGTTCGGAAACACTCCGAATTTCCCGCTCACTCAGAGAAGGGGTTCTCTCTAACGTGCTGAACCCAAAAACTGCAGTATTCTACCTCACGTTCATGCCACAGTTTATGAGTTCAGGCAGCAACCCCATCACACAAATTTTCTTTCTTACCAGTATCCACTTTTGCATCTCTTTCATCTGGCAATGCCTGCTCGCCAGCATTGTAGGAAAAGCCAAAGAAGTTGTATCTGCCCCTAAGAGCCGCTCATACATCGAAGCCACAGCAGGCTCTATTCTTATTGGGCTTGGAATTAAACTGGCTGCCACTGAATAA
- the hemC gene encoding hydroxymethylbilane synthase has product MKKIVIATRGSKLALWQANHIKDCIEKEHEETTVELLILKTKGDIILDVPLAKVGGKGLFVKEIEEALLDGRADIAVHSMKDVPMELPEGLILGCIPERENPSDTFLSVQYDSLDDLPEGATVGTSSLRRQSQLLALRPDLNIVSLRGNVDTRLRKLMDGEFDAIIMATSGLKRLGLSAPKNEILGAPRFLPAVGQGALGIEFHQDRKDLHEMLAFLEHRPTRICVEAERGFLFGLQGGCQVPIAGFATMKDNDNFEMVGFVADLEGVRKIRETATGNEENARQVGLDLAEVVKGKGADAILEEVYASENAVKN; this is encoded by the coding sequence ATGAAGAAAATCGTTATTGCTACCCGAGGTTCCAAGCTTGCTCTTTGGCAGGCTAACCATATTAAAGACTGTATTGAAAAAGAACACGAAGAAACTACTGTTGAGCTTCTGATTCTCAAAACAAAAGGCGACATCATCCTTGATGTTCCACTTGCGAAAGTTGGCGGCAAAGGACTTTTTGTTAAAGAAATCGAAGAAGCACTGCTTGATGGGCGCGCAGACATTGCTGTGCATTCCATGAAAGATGTTCCTATGGAGCTTCCTGAAGGTTTGATTCTCGGTTGCATCCCTGAACGTGAAAACCCTTCAGACACATTCCTTTCCGTACAGTACGATTCTCTTGATGACCTGCCGGAAGGTGCAACAGTGGGCACAAGCTCGCTGCGCCGTCAGTCTCAGTTGCTGGCTCTCCGTCCTGACCTCAACATCGTTTCCCTGCGCGGGAACGTAGACACACGTCTACGCAAGCTCATGGATGGCGAGTTTGATGCAATCATCATGGCGACCTCCGGCCTTAAACGCCTCGGCCTTTCTGCACCAAAGAATGAAATTCTTGGTGCGCCGCGCTTCCTTCCAGCTGTAGGTCAGGGTGCGCTCGGTATTGAATTCCATCAGGATCGTAAAGACCTGCACGAAATGCTTGCTTTCCTTGAGCACCGACCGACCCGCATATGTGTTGAAGCAGAACGCGGCTTCCTCTTCGGCTTACAGGGCGGTTGTCAGGTGCCTATCGCAGGTTTTGCAACCATGAAAGACAACGACAACTTCGAAATGGTAGGCTTTGTAGCTGACCTCGAAGGAGTTCGTAAAATCCGTGAAACAGCAACCGGTAATGAAGAAAACGCACGGCAGGTAGGTCTTGACCTTGCTGAAGTAGTAAAAGGGAAAGGCGCGGACGCCATCCTTGAAGAAGTATACGCTTCTGAAAACGCAGTTAAGAACTAA
- a CDS encoding NAD(+)/NADH kinase, producing MHHKISNICIVTKASHTAAAALGQELLEWFAARNVRGVICENSTPEWGYIREAVQCDLVLVLGGDGTLLSVARHLIGREIPLVGVNMGKVGFLAEIPSDAWEERLQAILDGEVEFRRRLALSCTVTRGDEIVFSGVAANDFVINRGALARVVSLDLSVNGNSMGEIRADGFIIASPSGSTGYAISAGGPLVHPDMDAYSVTPICAFLRSFYPMVLPGEHVFTAAVCTHDTELFLTQDGQEAVLLQTDDVVSITKAQGGLLYAEFDDNSYYNKLLKRGFIRENC from the coding sequence ATGCACCATAAAATTTCTAATATTTGTATTGTAACTAAAGCCTCACATACAGCCGCGGCTGCACTCGGACAGGAATTGCTCGAGTGGTTTGCTGCGCGTAATGTACGGGGCGTTATTTGCGAAAATAGCACACCGGAATGGGGATACATCCGCGAAGCTGTCCAATGCGATCTTGTCCTTGTTCTTGGTGGTGATGGCACGCTGCTCAGTGTGGCACGGCATCTTATCGGACGTGAGATTCCTCTTGTAGGAGTCAATATGGGAAAGGTCGGTTTTCTTGCAGAAATACCGAGCGATGCATGGGAAGAGCGTTTACAGGCAATTCTTGACGGCGAAGTGGAATTTCGTCGAAGGCTTGCTCTTTCCTGTACTGTCACCCGTGGGGATGAGATTGTGTTCAGTGGTGTTGCTGCAAATGACTTTGTTATCAACAGGGGGGCTCTTGCCCGTGTTGTCAGCCTTGACCTTTCTGTAAATGGAAACTCCATGGGAGAAATCCGTGCAGATGGTTTTATCATCGCCTCACCTTCCGGTTCAACAGGGTATGCTATTTCTGCCGGAGGCCCGCTTGTGCATCCAGATATGGATGCATACTCTGTTACACCTATCTGTGCTTTCTTACGTAGTTTTTACCCTATGGTTTTACCCGGAGAGCACGTCTTCACTGCCGCAGTATGCACGCACGATACAGAGCTTTTTCTGACGCAGGATGGACAGGAAGCTGTTTTGCTGCAGACTGATGATGTTGTTTCTATCACGAAAGCACAGGGCGGTCTGTTGTATGCTGAATTTGATGACAATTCTTATTATAACAAACTTCTTAAAAGAGGCTTTATTCGCGAAAACTGCTAG
- a CDS encoding LysE family translocator has product MPEHLTEYLFAVTIFCLIPGANTMMTIKNSVRGGFIDGTATSAGIGAGFFIHAAVSTCGLALILYHSAQLYHAIKFCGAAYIIWMGIQSLRNAIKNNVSGTDQQICFAQCSIRKSFTEGIVFNILNPKTCIFYMAFLPQFMDANGNLLLQACILAGVHCTIFLCWQCAIAGFVHKAKALISKAKVRSRIDTVAGVALIGLGVELAVSD; this is encoded by the coding sequence ATGCCTGAACATTTAACCGAATATCTTTTTGCGGTAACAATCTTTTGCTTAATCCCCGGTGCCAATACGATGATGACAATCAAGAACAGCGTTCGGGGAGGCTTCATCGACGGCACTGCCACCAGTGCAGGAATCGGGGCAGGATTTTTTATCCACGCTGCGGTTTCAACCTGTGGACTTGCGCTTATTCTCTATCACTCAGCCCAACTCTATCATGCAATCAAATTTTGCGGTGCCGCCTACATCATCTGGATGGGTATCCAAAGTCTACGCAACGCCATAAAAAACAACGTGTCTGGGACAGACCAGCAAATTTGTTTCGCTCAATGCTCAATCCGTAAGTCTTTTACAGAGGGCATCGTATTTAACATCCTGAACCCCAAAACATGCATCTTCTATATGGCATTTTTACCACAGTTCATGGATGCTAATGGCAACCTGCTCTTACAGGCATGTATTTTAGCGGGAGTACACTGTACTATTTTTCTCTGCTGGCAGTGCGCCATCGCAGGTTTTGTACATAAAGCAAAGGCACTCATCTCAAAGGCAAAGGTACGCTCCCGAATTGATACCGTGGCAGGAGTCGCCCTAATCGGCCTAGGCGTTGAGCTCGCTGTTTCCGATTAA
- a CDS encoding D-sedoheptulose 7-phosphate isomerase encodes MTQKAIDTIIEHAREGARLREEYFSKHSEDIDIVARKFAVCLAKGGKIMFCGNGGSAADAQHLAAEFVNRFLIERPPLPSIALTTDSSILTAIGNDYGYDFVFSKQVQALGNENDILVGISTSGNSTNIINALNAARERRLVTVGITGNGGGQMTELCDYLLDVPHSHTPLIQEVQLTIGHLLCQLTDYYLFEDAVALQVELDAGK; translated from the coding sequence ATGACTCAAAAAGCAATAGACACTATTATTGAACATGCACGCGAAGGCGCACGTCTGCGTGAAGAATATTTTTCTAAGCACTCAGAAGACATAGATATTGTTGCGCGAAAATTTGCTGTCTGTCTTGCAAAAGGCGGCAAAATTATGTTTTGCGGTAACGGCGGAAGCGCGGCAGACGCTCAACATCTTGCAGCAGAATTTGTGAATCGTTTTTTAATCGAACGCCCTCCGCTGCCGTCCATTGCCTTGACAACTGACAGTTCTATTCTCACAGCTATTGGTAACGACTACGGTTATGATTTTGTATTCTCCAAACAGGTTCAAGCTCTCGGGAATGAAAATGATATCCTTGTTGGCATTTCCACTTCAGGCAACTCCACCAATATCATCAATGCACTCAATGCAGCCCGCGAACGTCGCCTTGTTACTGTAGGTATTACAGGCAACGGCGGCGGCCAAATGACCGAACTGTGTGACTACTTACTAGATGTCCCACACTCACACACACCGCTTATTCAGGAAGTGCAGCTTACTATCGGGCACCTCCTCTGCCAGCTCACGGACTACTACCTGTTTGAAGATGCAGTGGCACTACAAGTAGAGTTAGACGCCGGTAAATAA